Genomic window (Candidatus Aminicenantes bacterium):
GCGAAATAGAATCCATTACGGCGGCCAGGAAAAGATCGATCCTCGGGCAGCGCTCCCTAACCTTGAATGTGATGCTCTTTTTCACCTTTGTTTTTAAAGCCTTTCAGCAGGGCCAGGGCGGTCACGAAACCGATGATGCAGATCAGCTGCGGCACGCTCAGGCTGCGGAACGGACGGTCCAAACCGCCGAAGACGTAGCCGCGGTCAGAATCACCGCGGAAAAACTCGACCGTGAAACGGATTAAAGAATAGTTCAAGATATAGAGGGCGAAGACCTGGCCCTTGAAGCTCCTTTTTTTGTAGGCGATGGAAAGGAGGATGAAGTTGACGAGATTGAGCAGCGCTTCGAACAGCTGGGTGGGGTAGAGTGCCACATGGAGCGGCACCCCGGTCAGGAAATTGGCCTTGGCGCTGCTGAAGGTGACGGCCAGGGGAAAATGCCCGGCTTCGCGCCCCCAGCAGCAGCCGGCGGCGAAGCAGCCCAGCCGGCCGAAGAAATGGCCCAGGGCCAGCGCCGGGCCGCCGATGTCTCCCAGCACGCGGTAGCTGAGGGAGTGGCGGCGGATGAACCAGACGGCAAACAGGGCTCC
Coding sequences:
- the lgt gene encoding prolipoprotein diacylglyceryl transferase; this translates as MHPILIEIGPLTIASYGFLFALGVLLAILLSFKKAKAENLDLKIFTDFIFYVMLLSLLGAKLLLLATNLDYYLKYPAEIRYLLTSGGTFFGGLIAGALFAVWFIRRHSLSYRVLGDIGGPALALGHFFGRLGCFAAGCCWGREAGHFPLAVTFSSAKANFLTGVPLHVALYPTQLFEALLNLVNFILLSIAYKKRSFKGQVFALYILNYSLIRFTVEFFRGDSDRGYVFGGLDRPFRSLSVPQLICIIGFVTALALLKGFKNKGEKEHHIQG